The following are encoded together in the Populus trichocarpa isolate Nisqually-1 chromosome 5, P.trichocarpa_v4.1, whole genome shotgun sequence genome:
- the LOC7458449 gene encoding uncharacterized protein At1g76660 isoform X4 produces MLIVFLIIEQMKFCKSYVSNEKKSTDLMSKRWGKCWGALSCFSVQKGGKRIMPASRIPEGNASAAQPNGPQPVGLTNQATALAPSLLAPPSSPASFTNSALPSTAQSPSCFLSANSPGGPSSTMFATGPYAHETQLVSPPVFSTFTTEPSSAPLTPPPELAHLTTPSSPDVPFAQFLTSSRDLKSAEKNNYIVASDLQATYSLYPGSPASSLRSPISRTSGDCLSASFPERDFPTHWDPSVSPQNGKYSRNGPGRHFGPETAGASMVSQDSNFFCPATFAQFYLDHNPPFPNTGGRLSVSKDSDAYPAGGNGHQNRHNKSTKQDAEELEAYRASFGFSADEIITTPQYVEISDVTEDSFSMTPFTSTKPTMEESVEALSPDEGQKAYANYEDPKSRRQPGNISGSRTPGNHVVTDDDIFSKMASSKISRKYHLGISTSDAEIDYRRGRSLREGKGDFAWHD; encoded by the exons ATGCTTATCGTCTTCTTAATCATCGAGCAAATGAAATTTTGCAAATCATATGTATCGAATGAAAAAAAGAGCACAGATCTGATG AGCAAGAGATGGGGAAAATGCTGGGGGGCATTGTCTTGTTTCAGTGTGCAGAAAGGTGGAAAGCGCATTATGCCTGCATCTCGTATTCCTGAGGGCAATGCATCAGCAGCCCAACCAAATGGACCTCAACCTGTTGGCCTAACCAATCAAGCTACAGCGCTAGCTCCGTCACTTCTAGCTCCCCCATCTTCACCAGCCTCATTTACAAATTCTGCTCTCCCATCAACTGCTCAGTCTCCTAGCTGCTTCCTTTCTGCTAATTCACCTGGGGGTCCTTCATCCACAATGTTTGCCACTGGACCTTATGCTCATGAAACCCAACTGGTTTCTCCTCCTGTCTTCTCAACCTTCACAACAGAGCCGTCTTCTGCTCCTCTTACACCCCCACCAGAGCTGGCTCACTTAACTACACCCTCTTCCCCAGATGTTCCTTTTGCTCAATTCCTTACATCATCTAGGGATCTCAAAAGTGCTGAAAAGAACAATTACATCGTTGCATCTGATCTTCAAGCAACATATTCACTCTATCCTGGAAGTCCTGCAAGCAGTCTCAGATCACCAATTTCTAGGACTTCAGGTGACTGTTTGTCAGCATCTTTTCCCGAACGAGATTTCCCCACACACTGGGATCCGTCAGTTTCTCCCCAAAATGGAAAATATTCAAGGAATGGACCTGGCAGGCATTTTGGGCCCGAGACTGCCGGTGCCTCCATGGTGTCGCAAGATTCAAATTTCTTCTGTCCTGCTACATTTGCACAGTTCTACCTGGACCATAACCCACCATTTCCTAATACTGGTGGGAGATTAAGTGTTTCCAAGGATTCGGATGCTTATCCTGCTGGTGGAAATGGACACCAGAACAGGCATAATAAAAGTACCAAGCAAGATGCAGAAGAATTAGAAGCTTACAGAGCATCCTTTGGGTTCAGTGCTGATGAGATTATCACTACTCCTCAATATGTAGAGATTTCTGATGTAACGGAGGACTCATTTAGCATGACTCCTTTTACTTCAACCAAACCTACAATGGAAGAAAGCGTGGAAGCCTTGTCTCCAGATGAGGGCCAAAAAGCATATGCAAACTATGAAG ATCCAAAATCAAGACGGCAACCTGGGAATATATCTGGATCAAGAACACCCGGCAACCATGTTGTGACTGATGATGACATATTCTCAAAGATGGCATCATCCAAAATTAGCCGGAAATATCATTTGGGAATATCGACCTCTGATGCAGAAATTGACTACAGAAGGGGAAGAAGCTTAAGAGAAGGCAAAGGAGATTTTGCATGGCATGACTAG
- the LOC7458449 gene encoding uncharacterized protein At1g76660 isoform X2 has product MLIVFLIIEQMKFCKSYVSNEKKSTDLMQSKRWGKCWGALSCFSVQKGGKRIMPASRIPEGNASAAQPNGPQPVGLTNQATALAPSLLAPPSSPASFTNSALPSTAQSPSCFLSANSPGGPSSTMFATGPYAHETQLVSPPVFSTFTTEPSSAPLTPPPELAHLTTPSSPDVPFAQFLTSSRDLKSAEKNNYIVASDLQATYSLYPGSPASSLRSPISRTSGDCLSASFPERDFPTHWDPSVSPQNGKYSRNGPGRHFGPETAGASMVSQDSNFFCPATFAQFYLDHNPPFPNTGGRLSVSKDSDAYPAGGNGHQNRHNKSTKQDAEELEAYRASFGFSADEIITTPQYVEISDVTEDSFSMTPFTSTKPTMEESVEALSPDEGQKAYANYEDPKSRRQPGNISGSRTPGNHVVTDDDIFSKMASSKISRKYHLGISTSDAEIDYRRGRSLREGKGDFAWHD; this is encoded by the exons ATGCTTATCGTCTTCTTAATCATCGAGCAAATGAAATTTTGCAAATCATATGTATCGAATGAAAAAAAGAGCACAGATCTGATG CAGAGCAAGAGATGGGGAAAATGCTGGGGGGCATTGTCTTGTTTCAGTGTGCAGAAAGGTGGAAAGCGCATTATGCCTGCATCTCGTATTCCTGAGGGCAATGCATCAGCAGCCCAACCAAATGGACCTCAACCTGTTGGCCTAACCAATCAAGCTACAGCGCTAGCTCCGTCACTTCTAGCTCCCCCATCTTCACCAGCCTCATTTACAAATTCTGCTCTCCCATCAACTGCTCAGTCTCCTAGCTGCTTCCTTTCTGCTAATTCACCTGGGGGTCCTTCATCCACAATGTTTGCCACTGGACCTTATGCTCATGAAACCCAACTGGTTTCTCCTCCTGTCTTCTCAACCTTCACAACAGAGCCGTCTTCTGCTCCTCTTACACCCCCACCAGAGCTGGCTCACTTAACTACACCCTCTTCCCCAGATGTTCCTTTTGCTCAATTCCTTACATCATCTAGGGATCTCAAAAGTGCTGAAAAGAACAATTACATCGTTGCATCTGATCTTCAAGCAACATATTCACTCTATCCTGGAAGTCCTGCAAGCAGTCTCAGATCACCAATTTCTAGGACTTCAGGTGACTGTTTGTCAGCATCTTTTCCCGAACGAGATTTCCCCACACACTGGGATCCGTCAGTTTCTCCCCAAAATGGAAAATATTCAAGGAATGGACCTGGCAGGCATTTTGGGCCCGAGACTGCCGGTGCCTCCATGGTGTCGCAAGATTCAAATTTCTTCTGTCCTGCTACATTTGCACAGTTCTACCTGGACCATAACCCACCATTTCCTAATACTGGTGGGAGATTAAGTGTTTCCAAGGATTCGGATGCTTATCCTGCTGGTGGAAATGGACACCAGAACAGGCATAATAAAAGTACCAAGCAAGATGCAGAAGAATTAGAAGCTTACAGAGCATCCTTTGGGTTCAGTGCTGATGAGATTATCACTACTCCTCAATATGTAGAGATTTCTGATGTAACGGAGGACTCATTTAGCATGACTCCTTTTACTTCAACCAAACCTACAATGGAAGAAAGCGTGGAAGCCTTGTCTCCAGATGAGGGCCAAAAAGCATATGCAAACTATGAAG ATCCAAAATCAAGACGGCAACCTGGGAATATATCTGGATCAAGAACACCCGGCAACCATGTTGTGACTGATGATGACATATTCTCAAAGATGGCATCATCCAAAATTAGCCGGAAATATCATTTGGGAATATCGACCTCTGATGCAGAAATTGACTACAGAAGGGGAAGAAGCTTAAGAGAAGGCAAAGGAGATTTTGCATGGCATGACTAG
- the LOC7458449 gene encoding uncharacterized protein At1g76660 isoform X1 translates to MGSEQNRFPQQQQQQEQQQSKRWGKCWGALSCFSVQKGGKRIMPASRIPEGNASAAQPNGPQPVGLTNQATALAPSLLAPPSSPASFTNSALPSTAQSPSCFLSANSPGGPSSTMFATGPYAHETQLVSPPVFSTFTTEPSSAPLTPPPELAHLTTPSSPDVPFAQFLTSSRDLKSAEKNNYIVASDLQATYSLYPGSPASSLRSPISRTSGDCLSASFPERDFPTHWDPSVSPQNGKYSRNGPGRHFGPETAGASMVSQDSNFFCPATFAQFYLDHNPPFPNTGGRLSVSKDSDAYPAGGNGHQNRHNKSTKQDAEELEAYRASFGFSADEIITTPQYVEISDVTEDSFSMTPFTSTKPTMEESVEALSPDEGQKAYANYEDPKSRRQPGNISGSRTPGNHVVTDDDIFSKMASSKISRKYHLGISTSDAEIDYRRGRSLREGKGDFAWHD, encoded by the exons ATGGGGTCGGAGCAGAATAGATTCCctcagcagcaacagcagcaggaACAACAG CAGAGCAAGAGATGGGGAAAATGCTGGGGGGCATTGTCTTGTTTCAGTGTGCAGAAAGGTGGAAAGCGCATTATGCCTGCATCTCGTATTCCTGAGGGCAATGCATCAGCAGCCCAACCAAATGGACCTCAACCTGTTGGCCTAACCAATCAAGCTACAGCGCTAGCTCCGTCACTTCTAGCTCCCCCATCTTCACCAGCCTCATTTACAAATTCTGCTCTCCCATCAACTGCTCAGTCTCCTAGCTGCTTCCTTTCTGCTAATTCACCTGGGGGTCCTTCATCCACAATGTTTGCCACTGGACCTTATGCTCATGAAACCCAACTGGTTTCTCCTCCTGTCTTCTCAACCTTCACAACAGAGCCGTCTTCTGCTCCTCTTACACCCCCACCAGAGCTGGCTCACTTAACTACACCCTCTTCCCCAGATGTTCCTTTTGCTCAATTCCTTACATCATCTAGGGATCTCAAAAGTGCTGAAAAGAACAATTACATCGTTGCATCTGATCTTCAAGCAACATATTCACTCTATCCTGGAAGTCCTGCAAGCAGTCTCAGATCACCAATTTCTAGGACTTCAGGTGACTGTTTGTCAGCATCTTTTCCCGAACGAGATTTCCCCACACACTGGGATCCGTCAGTTTCTCCCCAAAATGGAAAATATTCAAGGAATGGACCTGGCAGGCATTTTGGGCCCGAGACTGCCGGTGCCTCCATGGTGTCGCAAGATTCAAATTTCTTCTGTCCTGCTACATTTGCACAGTTCTACCTGGACCATAACCCACCATTTCCTAATACTGGTGGGAGATTAAGTGTTTCCAAGGATTCGGATGCTTATCCTGCTGGTGGAAATGGACACCAGAACAGGCATAATAAAAGTACCAAGCAAGATGCAGAAGAATTAGAAGCTTACAGAGCATCCTTTGGGTTCAGTGCTGATGAGATTATCACTACTCCTCAATATGTAGAGATTTCTGATGTAACGGAGGACTCATTTAGCATGACTCCTTTTACTTCAACCAAACCTACAATGGAAGAAAGCGTGGAAGCCTTGTCTCCAGATGAGGGCCAAAAAGCATATGCAAACTATGAAG ATCCAAAATCAAGACGGCAACCTGGGAATATATCTGGATCAAGAACACCCGGCAACCATGTTGTGACTGATGATGACATATTCTCAAAGATGGCATCATCCAAAATTAGCCGGAAATATCATTTGGGAATATCGACCTCTGATGCAGAAATTGACTACAGAAGGGGAAGAAGCTTAAGAGAAGGCAAAGGAGATTTTGCATGGCATGACTAG
- the LOC7458449 gene encoding uncharacterized protein At1g76660 isoform X3, whose product MGSEQNRFPQQQQQQEQQSKRWGKCWGALSCFSVQKGGKRIMPASRIPEGNASAAQPNGPQPVGLTNQATALAPSLLAPPSSPASFTNSALPSTAQSPSCFLSANSPGGPSSTMFATGPYAHETQLVSPPVFSTFTTEPSSAPLTPPPELAHLTTPSSPDVPFAQFLTSSRDLKSAEKNNYIVASDLQATYSLYPGSPASSLRSPISRTSGDCLSASFPERDFPTHWDPSVSPQNGKYSRNGPGRHFGPETAGASMVSQDSNFFCPATFAQFYLDHNPPFPNTGGRLSVSKDSDAYPAGGNGHQNRHNKSTKQDAEELEAYRASFGFSADEIITTPQYVEISDVTEDSFSMTPFTSTKPTMEESVEALSPDEGQKAYANYEDPKSRRQPGNISGSRTPGNHVVTDDDIFSKMASSKISRKYHLGISTSDAEIDYRRGRSLREGKGDFAWHD is encoded by the exons ATGGGGTCGGAGCAGAATAGATTCCctcagcagcaacagcagcaggaACAACAG AGCAAGAGATGGGGAAAATGCTGGGGGGCATTGTCTTGTTTCAGTGTGCAGAAAGGTGGAAAGCGCATTATGCCTGCATCTCGTATTCCTGAGGGCAATGCATCAGCAGCCCAACCAAATGGACCTCAACCTGTTGGCCTAACCAATCAAGCTACAGCGCTAGCTCCGTCACTTCTAGCTCCCCCATCTTCACCAGCCTCATTTACAAATTCTGCTCTCCCATCAACTGCTCAGTCTCCTAGCTGCTTCCTTTCTGCTAATTCACCTGGGGGTCCTTCATCCACAATGTTTGCCACTGGACCTTATGCTCATGAAACCCAACTGGTTTCTCCTCCTGTCTTCTCAACCTTCACAACAGAGCCGTCTTCTGCTCCTCTTACACCCCCACCAGAGCTGGCTCACTTAACTACACCCTCTTCCCCAGATGTTCCTTTTGCTCAATTCCTTACATCATCTAGGGATCTCAAAAGTGCTGAAAAGAACAATTACATCGTTGCATCTGATCTTCAAGCAACATATTCACTCTATCCTGGAAGTCCTGCAAGCAGTCTCAGATCACCAATTTCTAGGACTTCAGGTGACTGTTTGTCAGCATCTTTTCCCGAACGAGATTTCCCCACACACTGGGATCCGTCAGTTTCTCCCCAAAATGGAAAATATTCAAGGAATGGACCTGGCAGGCATTTTGGGCCCGAGACTGCCGGTGCCTCCATGGTGTCGCAAGATTCAAATTTCTTCTGTCCTGCTACATTTGCACAGTTCTACCTGGACCATAACCCACCATTTCCTAATACTGGTGGGAGATTAAGTGTTTCCAAGGATTCGGATGCTTATCCTGCTGGTGGAAATGGACACCAGAACAGGCATAATAAAAGTACCAAGCAAGATGCAGAAGAATTAGAAGCTTACAGAGCATCCTTTGGGTTCAGTGCTGATGAGATTATCACTACTCCTCAATATGTAGAGATTTCTGATGTAACGGAGGACTCATTTAGCATGACTCCTTTTACTTCAACCAAACCTACAATGGAAGAAAGCGTGGAAGCCTTGTCTCCAGATGAGGGCCAAAAAGCATATGCAAACTATGAAG ATCCAAAATCAAGACGGCAACCTGGGAATATATCTGGATCAAGAACACCCGGCAACCATGTTGTGACTGATGATGACATATTCTCAAAGATGGCATCATCCAAAATTAGCCGGAAATATCATTTGGGAATATCGACCTCTGATGCAGAAATTGACTACAGAAGGGGAAGAAGCTTAAGAGAAGGCAAAGGAGATTTTGCATGGCATGACTAG
- the LOC7458449 gene encoding uncharacterized protein At1g76660 isoform X5, with protein sequence MLIVFLIIEQMKFCKSYVSNEKKSTDLMQSKRWGKCWGALSCFSVQKGGKRIMPASRIPEGNASAAQPNGPQPVGLTNQATALAPSLLAPPSSPASFTNSALPSTAQSPSCFLSANSPGGPSSTMFATGPYAHETQLVSPPVFSTFTTEPSSAPLTPPPELAHLTTPSSPDVPFAQFLTSSRDLKSAEKNNYIVASDLQATYSLYPGSPASSLRSPISRTSGDCLSASFPERDFPTHWDPSVSPQNGKYSRNGPGRHFGPETAGASMVSQDSNFFCPATFAQFYLDHNPPFPNTGGRLSVSKDSDAYPAGGNGHQNRHNKSTKQDAEELEAYRASFGFSADEIITTPQYVEISDVTEDSFSMTPFTSTKPTMEESVEALSPDEGQKAYANYEVGKAPVRKICAFGWIRKGAWQGIFSMILEC encoded by the exons ATGCTTATCGTCTTCTTAATCATCGAGCAAATGAAATTTTGCAAATCATATGTATCGAATGAAAAAAAGAGCACAGATCTGATG CAGAGCAAGAGATGGGGAAAATGCTGGGGGGCATTGTCTTGTTTCAGTGTGCAGAAAGGTGGAAAGCGCATTATGCCTGCATCTCGTATTCCTGAGGGCAATGCATCAGCAGCCCAACCAAATGGACCTCAACCTGTTGGCCTAACCAATCAAGCTACAGCGCTAGCTCCGTCACTTCTAGCTCCCCCATCTTCACCAGCCTCATTTACAAATTCTGCTCTCCCATCAACTGCTCAGTCTCCTAGCTGCTTCCTTTCTGCTAATTCACCTGGGGGTCCTTCATCCACAATGTTTGCCACTGGACCTTATGCTCATGAAACCCAACTGGTTTCTCCTCCTGTCTTCTCAACCTTCACAACAGAGCCGTCTTCTGCTCCTCTTACACCCCCACCAGAGCTGGCTCACTTAACTACACCCTCTTCCCCAGATGTTCCTTTTGCTCAATTCCTTACATCATCTAGGGATCTCAAAAGTGCTGAAAAGAACAATTACATCGTTGCATCTGATCTTCAAGCAACATATTCACTCTATCCTGGAAGTCCTGCAAGCAGTCTCAGATCACCAATTTCTAGGACTTCAGGTGACTGTTTGTCAGCATCTTTTCCCGAACGAGATTTCCCCACACACTGGGATCCGTCAGTTTCTCCCCAAAATGGAAAATATTCAAGGAATGGACCTGGCAGGCATTTTGGGCCCGAGACTGCCGGTGCCTCCATGGTGTCGCAAGATTCAAATTTCTTCTGTCCTGCTACATTTGCACAGTTCTACCTGGACCATAACCCACCATTTCCTAATACTGGTGGGAGATTAAGTGTTTCCAAGGATTCGGATGCTTATCCTGCTGGTGGAAATGGACACCAGAACAGGCATAATAAAAGTACCAAGCAAGATGCAGAAGAATTAGAAGCTTACAGAGCATCCTTTGGGTTCAGTGCTGATGAGATTATCACTACTCCTCAATATGTAGAGATTTCTGATGTAACGGAGGACTCATTTAGCATGACTCCTTTTACTTCAACCAAACCTACAATGGAAGAAAGCGTGGAAGCCTTGTCTCCAGATGAGGGCCAAAAAGCATATGCAAACTATGAAG TGGGGAAAGCTCCTGTTAGAAAGATCTGTGCCTTCGGGTGGATAAGAAAGGGAGCATGGCAAGGGATATTCTCGATGATATTGGAATGTTAA